A genomic window from Cytobacillus suaedae includes:
- a CDS encoding PadR family transcriptional regulator: MKISKELLKGSTTTLILSLLNSKPMYGYEIIKELEMKSEGIFTFKEGTIYPILHTLEDKGLIISYWEEGHGKRKRKYYNINGKGKEFIKEKKEEWSIFKTAVDEVLKGEKIVWD, translated from the coding sequence ATGAAGATTAGTAAAGAGTTGCTAAAAGGTAGTACCACTACTCTTATTTTAAGCCTACTTAATTCAAAACCAATGTATGGCTATGAAATTATTAAAGAGTTGGAAATGAAGTCTGAGGGAATTTTTACTTTTAAAGAAGGAACGATTTATCCCATCCTGCACACCCTTGAAGATAAAGGACTGATTATTTCTTATTGGGAAGAAGGCCACGGGAAGAGAAAGAGAAAGTATTATAATATCAATGGGAAAGGTAAGGAATTTATAAAGGAAAAAAAAGAAGAATGGTCAATCTTTAAGACTGCAGTGGACGAAGTGTTGAAAGGAGAGAAAATCGTATGGGATTAG
- a CDS encoding FtsW/RodA/SpoVE family cell cycle protein, which yields MGLENDFEVYIKELCKQIRNKDVHSSIKLEISDHLQTLKEEALLAGLSEEEAIDQALARMGDVKLLGKQLNETHKAPMDIKTILPVIIASLFGLLVMYYLQFHSTFTEIQDMKVFNKSLIFYLLGILLMLSLSTFDYRKLLKFSKHLYAGTVLILLITVLFGVRVDGVPFLILGFANINFTEITPFLLVMSFAGIFHSWNWNDSRKSWLGVGILAFPILLLLTTSAIATSIICIISCTAIMFGSRASLKQAITFAAAASIWPIFNLLVLSRNYTSIDTKDIKQLGASDFIGNSLNLPPNLISEVHTDFIFTYIIYSIGWLAAIIAFVLVVFFIWRILGAAKSVNFIYGKMLVIGLAVTFASQFILSILTNLGLSPLPGVAMPFMSFGGSHILLEMIAVGLILSIFRKRKAADILWLDVKNNT from the coding sequence ATGGGATTAGAAAACGATTTTGAAGTATATATTAAAGAATTGTGTAAACAAATAAGAAATAAAGATGTACACTCTAGTATAAAACTTGAAATAAGTGATCATCTTCAGACACTTAAAGAGGAAGCCTTGCTTGCTGGACTCTCAGAAGAAGAGGCAATCGATCAAGCATTGGCTCGTATGGGAGATGTAAAGTTGCTTGGAAAGCAGCTTAACGAGACCCATAAAGCCCCAATGGATATCAAAACCATACTTCCAGTAATAATAGCTTCACTGTTTGGATTACTAGTAATGTATTATTTACAATTTCATTCTACTTTTACAGAGATTCAGGATATGAAAGTATTTAATAAAAGTCTTATCTTTTACTTGTTAGGAATTCTATTGATGCTAAGCTTGTCTACGTTTGATTATAGAAAGTTATTAAAGTTCTCCAAACACCTATATGCGGGAACGGTTCTAATTCTATTAATAACTGTTCTTTTTGGTGTTAGAGTCGATGGTGTTCCTTTTTTAATCTTAGGTTTTGCCAATATTAATTTTACCGAGATTACTCCTTTTCTCCTGGTTATGTCCTTTGCTGGAATCTTTCATTCTTGGAATTGGAATGATTCTCGAAAATCTTGGCTTGGAGTAGGTATTCTGGCATTCCCTATCTTATTGTTATTAACAACAAGTGCCATAGCAACTTCTATCATTTGTATTATTAGCTGCACAGCCATTATGTTTGGATCTAGAGCCAGTCTTAAACAAGCAATAACATTCGCAGCAGCTGCCTCTATATGGCCAATCTTCAACCTGTTGGTTCTATCTCGAAATTATACATCGATCGATACCAAGGATATTAAACAATTAGGCGCATCTGATTTTATTGGAAATAGTCTTAATCTACCCCCAAATTTAATTTCTGAAGTACATACAGATTTTATATTCACGTACATCATCTATTCAATTGGCTGGTTAGCCGCGATTATTGCTTTCGTATTGGTTGTGTTTTTCATTTGGAGAATATTGGGTGCTGCGAAAAGCGTTAATTTCATTTATGGTAAAATGCTGGTTATAGGGTTGGCAGTAACCTTTGCAAGCCAATTTATACTAAGCATCCTGACAAACCTGGGCTTATCACCTTTACCTGGTGTAGCCATGCCATTCATGAGCTTTGGAGGCTCACATATATTGTTGGAGATGATTGCAGTAGGTCTGATTTTAAGCATATTCAGAAAACGAAAAGCAGCTGATATACTCTGGTTGGACGTAAAAAATAATACCTAA